One window of Salmo salar chromosome ssa11, Ssal_v3.1, whole genome shotgun sequence genomic DNA carries:
- the LOC123725232 gene encoding cadherin-17-like, which yields MAGDANDNRPTLPTTQYHTVVKELAPWGTEILTVQAADNNDPKTDNVRIFYRLVGQILESSRALFQVDRDSGVISVQAGNLEGAAPQ from the exons ATGGCGGGCGATGCCAACGACAACAGGCCCACGTTGCCTACCACACAGTACCACACCGTGGTCAAGGAGCTCGCCCCATGGG GGACAGAAATCCTCACTGTTCAAGCAGCCGACAACAATGATCCGAAAACCGATAACGTGAGAATCTTCTACCGGCTGGTTGGCCAGATCCTAGAGAGCTCTCGTGCCTTGTTCCAGGTGGACCGTGACTCTGGGGTCATATCTGTGCAGGCAGGCAACCTGGAGGGAGCCGCCCCACAGTAA
- the LOC106561976 gene encoding GTP-binding protein RAD, whose protein sequence is MTLNKSDKLRNMDKRRGSMPCPMHLQNLHRRSMPVDDREMRKAQTGELSNLMRRTSYTTGEPHRDSCVSDSSDSVISSGSDSEGQVYKVVLLGEQGVGKSSLARIFGGVEDGHDCDETGNTYDRSIEVDEEEASILLYDIWEQDNSQWLKEQCMRIGDAYIIVYSVTDKSSFEKASELRIQLRRARQSENIPIILVGNKSDLVRSREVSVDEGSACAVVFDCKFIETSANLHHNVRDLFEGIVRQIRLRKDSKEENARRMANCKRRESIGKKAKRFLGRMVARKNKKMAFRQKSKSCHDLSVL, encoded by the exons ATGACTTTGAACAAAAGTGACAAATTGCGGAACATGGACAAAAGAAGAGGGAGCATGCCGTGTCCCATGCACCTGCAGAACCTGCACAGAAGAAGCATGCCAGTGGACGACCGCGAGATGCGCAAGGCGCAAACTGGAGAGCTGTCCAACCTCATGCGCCGCACCTCCTACACCACCGGTGAGCCTCACAGAGACAGCTGTGTATCGGACTCGTCCGATTCGGTTATATCCTCCGGCAGCGACTCCGAGGGACAAGTGTACAAGGTTGTTCTCCTCGGCGAGCAGGGTGTCGGCAAGTCTAGCCTGGCACGTATTTTCGGTGGAGTCGAGGATGGTCACGACTGCGacgagacag GAAACACGTATGACAGATCGATTGAGGTGGACGAGGAGGAGGCGTCCATCTTGTTGTACGACATTTGGGAACAG GATAACAGTCAGTGGCTGAAGGAACAGTGCATGAGGATAGGTGACGCCTACATCATCGTCTACTCAGTAACAGACAAGTCCAGCTTTGAGAAGGCGTCAGAGCTACGCATCCAGCTACGCAGAGCTCGCCAGTCTGAGAACATTCCCATCATCCTTGTGGGCAATAAGAGCGACCTGGTGCGGTCCAGAGAAGTCTCTGTGGATG aggGCAGCGCCTGCGCTGTGGTGTTTGACTGCAAGTTCATCGAGACCTCAGCCAATCTCCACCACAATGTCAGGGACCTGTTCGAGGGCATCGTCCGGCAGATCCGACTGCGCAAAGACAGCAAAGAGGAGAACGCTCGCCGTATGGCCAACTGCAAGCGACGCGAGAGCATCGGCAAGAAGGCCAAGCGTTTCCTGGGCCGTATGGTGGCCCGGAAGAACAAGAAGATGGCCTTCAGACAGAAGTCCAAGTCCTGCCATGACCTCTCGGTCCTCTGA